The Deltaproteobacteria bacterium DNA window GGGAAACCGCCGGCAATACCTTTGGCCATGGTCAAAAAGTCCGCTTCCACCCCTAAATGCCCGACGACAAACATAGGGCCGCAACGGCAAAAGCCGGTCTGAACCTCGTCGATAATGAGCAGACTGCCGTTCTGCTTGCACAACCGGCCGACCTCTTTGAGATAATTTTCCGAGGGAACCTGGACCCCTCCCTCCCCCTGGATAGGTTCCAGAATAACGGCCGCCACATTATTATCAAGGACCTGCTCCACGGCCGTTAAGTCGTCAAAAGAGATAAATCGATAGTTCGGCATCAAGGGATTGAACTTCTCCCGGTGTTTGGCCTGTCCGGTGGCTGAGGCCGTGCTGATGGTCCGTCCATGAAAACTCTGATGGGTGGAGACCACATCCATTCTTCCGGTCGCTTTACGGGCCAGTTTAATGGCCGCATCGTTGGCCTCGGCCCCGCTGTTGGAAAAGAAAATCCGCGTCAGATTGGGGGGCAATATCCGGCGCATCAAAGATAACAGGCGGGCTCGCACCGGCGAATAGGTCAGTCCGGAATTCGGATTCTGGATAATTTTCTTACTTTGTTCCTGGAGGACCTGGGTGATAACCGGGTGGGCATGGCCCAGACAGGTGACCCC harbors:
- a CDS encoding aspartate aminotransferase family protein; this translates as MTTRKTIEIEDQCTPPFFKKIPVSIERGEGVYVWDEEGNRYLDFTAGWGVTCLGHAHPVITQVLQEQSKKIIQNPNSGLTYSPVRARLLSLMRRILPPNLTRIFFSNSGAEANDAAIKLARKATGRMDVVSTHQSFHGRTISTASATGQAKHREKFNPLMPNYRFISFDDLTAVEQVLDNNVAAVILEPIQGEGGVQVPSENYLKEVGRLCKQNGSLLIIDEVQTGFCRCGPMFVVGHLGVEADFLTMAKGIAGGFPFGAFAMTEVVAGRLEPGDHGGTYCGNPLGCAVACGVIQTLLNDNISGHVEAMGHLALRRLSEWKRDYPEGIIDVRGKGLLLAIEFCNEETATRISEACLADGLFIRQTQGTMIRIFPALNIKDREMEEGLSIIQKAIEKIF